One Ornithinicoccus hortensis genomic window, GCGCACGTCTCGGTGGTGGACACCGACGGCTTCGCCTGCGCCCTCACCGCCTCGGCCGGCTACGGCTCGGGGATGACGGTGGCCGGCACGGGGCTGATGGCCAACAACGCCCTCGGCGAGCCCGAGCTGAACCGCCGCGGGCTGCACGCGCTGGCCCCGGGCACCCGGATGGCCTCCAACATGGCGCCGACCACCGCCCGCCACGCGGACGGGTCGGTGCTGGCCATCGGCACCCCCGGCGCCGACCGGATCACCACGGCGCTGCTGCAGGTGCTGCTGCACTTCTGCGTGCACGACGAGGAGCTGCAGCACGCGATCAACGCGCCACGGCTGCACGTGCGCCTGCTGGAGGACGGGGGCGCCCAGATCGACCTGGAGCGCGACGAGCACCTGTCGGCCGCCCTGGCGGACCAGGACCTGCCGCTGCGGGAGTACGAGCCGCAGGACATGTACTTCGGCGGCGTCGGGGCCGCCCTGCTGTCCGCCGACGGGACCCTGTCCGCGGGGGCGGACCCGCGGCGCGCCTCGGCCACCGCCGTGGGGTGAGCCGTGAGGTGAGGGACTGGCGAGGGGAAAGCCGGGGCCCGGCTCAGCGCATGACGCTGGGCGGGATGGGCGGCGGCACGATGGCCGTCGGCCGCTGGTAGCCCGACAGCGCGCTGGCGGTGTCGAGCCGGGTCAGCACCAGGTGCAACTTGGTGAGGCGGAACAGCCGCTCGAGCCGCTCGGACGCCTCGGCGATGACCAGACGGCGGCCGCTGCGGCGGGCCCGCTGGTGCAGACCCACGAGGACGCCCAGACCCGTCGCGTCCGAGATCTCGGTGTCCGCCAGGTGGAGCACGAGGTCGCCCTCGCCGGCGGCGAGCAAGCGTTGCAGCGCGGCCCGCACCTCGGGGACGGTGCGCACGCCGAGGACCCCCCGCACCGTCGCCTCCCGGCCGGGAGAATCAATGAAGACCTCGGCCGGTCCCCGCCAGACGCCTGCAGCACTCGTCATGGTGTTGCCCCTTTCGCCCTGCGCCTACCCCGCATGTCTACTGTGAATAACGCCGCCGGGTGGGGAAGGGTTGCTCACGCCACGATAACAGTTCGATAACGATGGCGCCGGGATCTCCGGGTGGACCCGCCGGGCCGGCCGGAACGGGCTCTGACAGGATCGCGGCATGGTGATCCTGAACCGCATCTATACCCGGACCGGCGACGACGGCACGACCGCGCTGGGCGACTTCAGCCGCACCGGCAAGAACGACCCCCGGCTGACCGCATACGCCGACACCGACGAGGCCAACTCCTGCATCGGGGTGGCGGTGGCCACGGGTGACCTGCGGGCGGACATGGTGCGCACCCTGACCAGGATCCAGAACGACCTCTTCGACGTCGGCGCGGACCTGTGCAACCCGCTGCGGGCCAGCTACGAGCACCCGCCGC contains:
- a CDS encoding STAS domain-containing protein; translation: MTSAAGVWRGPAEVFIDSPGREATVRGVLGVRTVPEVRAALQRLLAAGEGDLVLHLADTEISDATGLGVLVGLHQRARRSGRRLVIAEASERLERLFRLTKLHLVLTRLDTASALSGYQRPTAIVPPPIPPSVMR